The uncultured Hyphomonas sp. genome includes a region encoding these proteins:
- a CDS encoding RsmB/NOP family class I SAM-dependent RNA methyltransferase, whose protein sequence is MRNGGRIAAAIDVLSDVLTRHQPVKSAARDWGKRARYAGAKDRAWVSGLVLDALRKKNSIAHAMSDDSPRGLILGALAHAWGWNIREIDAAMDEEHAPSKLTLQERERLVMAPDPTAPPHVQGDYPEWLAPHLARIFAEEAVVEAQAMAVRADVDLRVNTLKVDAEKAAAPLKSAKAEPSKLLHNAYHIPARDPSQREASLESIPAYSKGWVEVQDAGSQIAAAAANAQSGEQVLDYCAGGGGKTLALAAQMQGKGQIFAYDIDGRRLSALIPRLKRSGAHNVQLVHPSEPTQLEDLTGQMDLVFVDAPCTGTGTWRRRPDAKWRLKPGQLAKRQQEQTDILTKASAFVKPGGRLVYATCSFLMEEDEDRVSEFISGHPEFSEEDAAEAAIASGLLTDEGAAMVRNFRGPSGSVRLTPRRAETDGFFFAVLRKA, encoded by the coding sequence ATGCGCAATGGCGGACGCATCGCTGCAGCTATCGACGTTCTCTCAGACGTCCTGACCCGTCACCAGCCGGTGAAATCCGCCGCGCGCGACTGGGGCAAGCGCGCCCGCTATGCCGGCGCGAAGGATCGCGCCTGGGTGTCCGGCCTCGTGCTGGACGCGTTACGCAAGAAGAACTCCATCGCCCACGCCATGAGCGACGATAGCCCCCGCGGCCTGATCCTCGGCGCGCTGGCGCATGCCTGGGGCTGGAACATCCGCGAGATCGACGCGGCGATGGACGAGGAGCACGCACCCTCCAAGCTGACGCTGCAGGAACGCGAACGCCTCGTCATGGCGCCGGATCCGACCGCGCCGCCGCATGTGCAGGGCGACTATCCCGAATGGCTCGCGCCGCATCTCGCGCGTATTTTCGCGGAAGAGGCTGTAGTCGAAGCGCAGGCGATGGCCGTCCGCGCTGACGTGGACCTGCGGGTCAACACGTTGAAAGTGGACGCTGAAAAGGCCGCTGCGCCGCTGAAAAGCGCAAAGGCTGAGCCGTCGAAGCTGCTCCACAATGCCTATCACATTCCCGCCCGCGACCCGTCGCAGCGTGAAGCGAGCCTCGAAAGCATTCCGGCCTATTCGAAAGGCTGGGTCGAAGTGCAGGACGCCGGATCGCAGATCGCAGCCGCAGCGGCCAATGCTCAATCCGGCGAGCAGGTGCTGGACTATTGCGCCGGAGGCGGCGGCAAGACGCTGGCGCTGGCCGCCCAGATGCAAGGGAAGGGGCAGATTTTCGCTTACGATATCGACGGGCGGCGGCTTTCCGCGCTGATCCCGCGCCTGAAGCGTTCCGGGGCCCACAATGTCCAGCTGGTTCATCCTTCCGAACCGACGCAGCTGGAAGACCTGACGGGCCAGATGGACCTTGTCTTCGTCGATGCGCCCTGCACAGGTACCGGAACATGGCGCCGCCGTCCGGATGCAAAATGGCGCCTGAAGCCAGGCCAACTCGCCAAACGCCAGCAGGAGCAGACCGATATTCTCACCAAGGCCAGCGCGTTCGTGAAGCCCGGCGGCCGCCTGGTATACGCAACCTGCAGCTTCCTGATGGAAGAGGACGAAGATCGCGTCTCAGAGTTTATCTCGGGGCATCCGGAGTTCTCCGAGGAGGACGCCGCCGAAGCGGCTATCGCATCCGGCCTGCTGACCGATGAGGGTGCCGCCATGGTCCGCAATTTCCGCGGTCCGTCCGGTTCGGTCCGCCTCACACCGCGCCGGGCGGAAACGGATGGCTTCTTCTTCGCGGTGCTGCGAAAGGCCTAA
- a CDS encoding TIGR03084 family metal-binding protein, with the protein MEQAGDFLEESRALHALLETRPDGDFDKVTQFKGWTVNDVLRHLHFWNWMAELQLVDEARLDTEFAAVATEGMRTREFRAVDGAAGAALLRQWWQQVQKTADVFAGADAKARLKWVGPSMSARSSVTARLMETWAHGQEVYDVLGVERQDADRIRNIAVLGVNTYGWTYMVRKEEAPGPMPFVKLTAPSGAVWTFGDDDGTNKIEGSAAEFCQVVTQTRNIQDTGLKVSGPVAEDWMSKAQCFAGGRNDPPAPGTRYKSAVC; encoded by the coding sequence ATGGAACAGGCCGGAGATTTTCTGGAAGAAAGCCGGGCGCTTCACGCGCTGCTCGAAACAAGACCGGATGGTGACTTCGACAAGGTGACCCAGTTCAAGGGGTGGACCGTCAATGATGTCCTCCGCCACCTTCACTTCTGGAACTGGATGGCTGAGCTGCAGTTGGTGGATGAGGCGCGCCTCGACACGGAGTTTGCTGCTGTCGCCACAGAAGGCATGCGCACGCGGGAGTTCAGGGCGGTTGACGGTGCAGCCGGTGCTGCTCTGCTCAGACAATGGTGGCAACAGGTCCAGAAAACCGCTGATGTGTTTGCCGGTGCCGACGCGAAAGCCCGGTTGAAGTGGGTGGGCCCCAGCATGAGCGCGCGGTCCTCGGTCACCGCTCGCCTCATGGAAACCTGGGCGCATGGACAGGAAGTCTATGACGTGCTGGGCGTTGAGCGCCAGGATGCTGACCGGATCCGGAACATCGCGGTGCTGGGCGTGAACACGTATGGCTGGACCTACATGGTGCGCAAGGAAGAGGCCCCGGGGCCGATGCCCTTCGTCAAACTGACTGCGCCTTCCGGAGCAGTATGGACGTTTGGGGACGATGACGGCACCAACAAGATCGAAGGTAGCGCGGCGGAGTTCTGCCAGGTTGTGACCCAAACCCGGAACATTCAGGACACCGGGCTCAAGGTGAGCGGACCCGTGGCGGAAGACTGGATGTCAAAAGCGCAGTGTTTTGCAGGTGGCCGCAACGATCCGCCCGCGCCCGGGACCCGGTACAAGTCCGCAGTTTGCTGA
- a CDS encoding CaiB/BaiF CoA-transferase family protein: MLEGIKVIEYATYMAAPGAGSILSDWGADVVKVEPPGGDPIRLFFRTIGTDIQDNPVFDFDNRGKKSIAIDTSKPEGQKLLRKMVEEADVFLTNVRPGGLDRSGLSYEELSKINPKLVYCSLTGYGLEGQDADRPGFDVASFWSRTGVGALTVPKGQEPFPLRTAFGDHTTSMATAAGICAALVEATRTGKGRLVESSLFRAGLYALGSDFAIQLFFNRVASTKSRHEQNVPMTNFFKTKDSSWICIVQRQGDVDWVPMCKVIGREDLIEDPRFTSSKARRQNGAELVDIIDAGFAQFTKEEISARLDEHSIAWAPVQTLAEVAEDPQTEAAGAIVQVPSSKGDGSTFSSPASPVRFPGADDGPKGPSPKLGEHTRAVLEELGVPSSDIDALYADGVVK; encoded by the coding sequence ATGCTCGAGGGCATCAAGGTCATCGAATACGCAACCTATATGGCGGCCCCTGGCGCCGGATCTATCCTCAGCGACTGGGGCGCGGATGTCGTCAAAGTCGAGCCTCCGGGCGGCGACCCGATCCGCCTCTTCTTCCGGACGATCGGAACGGACATCCAGGACAACCCCGTGTTTGATTTCGACAATCGCGGAAAAAAATCGATTGCGATCGATACGTCGAAGCCCGAAGGCCAGAAGCTGCTCCGGAAGATGGTGGAAGAAGCGGATGTGTTCCTGACGAATGTACGCCCGGGTGGACTTGATCGCTCAGGTCTCAGCTATGAAGAGCTCAGCAAGATAAATCCGAAGCTCGTTTATTGCTCGCTCACCGGCTATGGCCTCGAGGGCCAGGACGCAGACCGGCCGGGCTTTGACGTTGCCAGTTTCTGGAGCCGTACCGGTGTCGGAGCGTTGACCGTTCCAAAGGGGCAGGAACCCTTCCCTCTCCGCACTGCCTTTGGCGATCATACGACGTCCATGGCGACGGCCGCAGGGATCTGCGCGGCGCTGGTGGAGGCAACCCGCACCGGCAAAGGCCGTCTCGTTGAATCGTCCCTTTTCCGGGCCGGCCTCTACGCGCTCGGTTCCGACTTCGCGATCCAGCTTTTCTTCAACCGGGTCGCTTCCACGAAGAGCCGGCACGAGCAAAACGTGCCGATGACCAATTTCTTCAAGACCAAGGACTCGAGCTGGATCTGTATCGTCCAGCGCCAGGGCGATGTGGATTGGGTACCGATGTGCAAGGTGATCGGCCGCGAAGACCTGATCGAAGACCCTCGCTTCACCAGTTCGAAGGCTCGCCGTCAGAACGGCGCTGAACTGGTCGACATTATCGATGCAGGCTTTGCGCAATTTACGAAAGAAGAGATCTCGGCACGTCTGGATGAGCATTCCATCGCCTGGGCGCCGGTACAAACGCTCGCCGAAGTCGCTGAGGACCCGCAAACTGAAGCAGCAGGCGCAATCGTTCAGGTGCCGAGCAGCAAGGGTGACGGATCGACCTTCTCTTCCCCGGCTTCACCTGTCCGCTTCCCGGGTGCCGATGACGGCCCTAAAGGACCGTCACCGAAACTGGGCGAGCATACGCGCGCCGTGCTGGAGGAGCTTGGCGTGCCTTCCAGCGATATCGACGCGCTCTATGCCGATGGGGTGGTGAAGTAG
- a CDS encoding YceI family protein, protein MKTVLMRPLFAAAALALAACSQPAPTAMSTLDGDWTVDADASRFSFVSVKAGALAEAHTFGGLSGTVLANGDAEIGIPLASVETNIDIRNERMREFLFETSTYPEATVTTKLDPDVFADLAIGDAVSVPVTATLNLHGEAMEIDTDLLVTRIGDDKVQVGTPVPIIINAADFGLDVGVEKLRELANLPGITPDVPVTFSIVFTR, encoded by the coding sequence ATGAAAACCGTTTTGATGCGCCCTCTCTTTGCTGCCGCCGCACTCGCCCTTGCGGCCTGCTCGCAGCCAGCGCCCACCGCGATGTCCACGCTCGATGGCGACTGGACGGTTGATGCTGATGCGTCCCGGTTCTCATTCGTTTCAGTGAAAGCCGGTGCCTTGGCGGAGGCCCATACATTCGGCGGGCTTTCCGGTACCGTGTTGGCCAATGGCGATGCTGAGATCGGCATTCCACTCGCTTCCGTGGAAACCAATATCGACATCCGCAACGAACGCATGCGTGAATTCCTGTTTGAGACGTCGACCTATCCGGAAGCGACCGTGACAACGAAACTGGACCCGGACGTCTTTGCTGACCTCGCCATCGGCGATGCTGTGAGCGTGCCCGTAACCGCCACTCTGAACCTGCATGGTGAAGCGATGGAGATTGACACCGATCTTCTGGTTACACGGATCGGGGACGACAAGGTACAGGTCGGAACGCCGGTACCGATCATCATCAACGCGGCTGACTTCGGATTGGACGTGGGGGTCGAGAAACTGCGTGAGCTGGCAAACCTGCCAGGCATCACGCCGGATGTTCCGGTCACTTTCTCAATCGTTTTCACGCGTTGA
- a CDS encoding crotonase/enoyl-CoA hydratase family protein, producing the protein MSVITLEKQGPIVIMTLNRPDAMNALGQDGDGKAIAAACAEITADPEIRCAILTGAGRAFSAGGDVKAMQNKTGAFGGKPHDIREGYRRNIHVIVRSLYNLEVPLISAINGPAIGLGCDVACMADIRIASEKAKMGVTFLKLGLIPGDGGAWLLPRLIGSSRAAQLLFTGDVIDAQTACEWGLVSQVVPADQLMDEAMSLAKRIAGQPPQALRLAKTLMRQGATTSYDTIMEMSAAAQALMHETDDHMEGVNAILEKRAPDFKGE; encoded by the coding sequence ATGTCGGTCATCACACTCGAAAAACAGGGTCCAATCGTCATCATGACGCTCAACCGGCCGGACGCGATGAATGCGCTCGGTCAGGATGGTGATGGCAAGGCCATTGCTGCGGCCTGCGCGGAAATCACCGCTGATCCGGAAATCCGGTGCGCCATTCTCACGGGCGCTGGCCGCGCATTCTCTGCTGGCGGTGACGTGAAGGCGATGCAGAACAAGACCGGCGCGTTCGGCGGCAAGCCGCACGATATCCGCGAAGGCTATCGCCGGAATATTCACGTGATCGTCCGCTCGCTCTACAATCTTGAAGTGCCGCTGATTTCGGCCATCAATGGTCCGGCCATCGGTCTTGGCTGTGATGTTGCCTGTATGGCGGATATCCGGATCGCTTCCGAAAAAGCCAAGATGGGTGTGACCTTCCTCAAGTTGGGCCTGATCCCCGGCGATGGCGGTGCCTGGCTGCTTCCGCGCCTGATCGGATCATCGCGGGCGGCGCAACTTCTGTTCACTGGCGACGTCATCGACGCGCAAACAGCCTGCGAGTGGGGCCTCGTTTCGCAGGTCGTGCCGGCAGACCAGCTCATGGATGAAGCCATGTCGCTCGCCAAGCGGATCGCCGGGCAGCCGCCACAAGCCTTGCGCCTCGCCAAGACCCTCATGCGCCAGGGCGCGACGACCTCCTACGACACGATCATGGAAATGTCGGCAGCCGCACAGGCGCTTATGCATGAAACCGATGATCACATGGAAGGCGTCAACGCCATCCTCGAAAAGCGTGCCCCCGATTTCAAAGGCGAGTAG
- a CDS encoding GNAT family N-acetyltransferase: MLEIDLPEGLRQATADDWRQMGDITGEAFETDPVNLWIFGRTNALKPTFSLLAQAIYLKYGICHLAGDGGATMWIESQNRREMGLLPTLRLLPTLLFKGSQGSVPRALNAGKAMDAHHPKDPHLYLFTIGTRKAARGTGLGRLMMAPMKAAADKARLPCYLENSNPQNTGFYQSHGFERMKLFEVGPGSPPMEAMWREPRDSQHV; the protein is encoded by the coding sequence ATGCTGGAGATTGACCTGCCGGAGGGGCTGAGACAGGCCACTGCAGACGACTGGCGCCAGATGGGTGACATTACCGGCGAGGCTTTCGAGACCGATCCTGTGAACCTCTGGATCTTCGGCCGCACCAACGCCCTGAAGCCAACTTTTTCCCTGCTCGCGCAGGCGATCTACCTCAAATATGGCATCTGCCACCTGGCCGGTGACGGCGGCGCGACAATGTGGATCGAGTCACAGAACCGGCGTGAGATGGGCCTGCTTCCGACCCTGCGCCTGTTGCCGACCCTGCTGTTCAAGGGCTCACAGGGATCCGTTCCCCGCGCCCTCAATGCCGGAAAGGCCATGGACGCGCATCATCCGAAAGACCCGCACCTCTACCTTTTCACCATCGGCACCCGAAAGGCGGCGCGCGGCACCGGCCTCGGCAGGCTGATGATGGCACCGATGAAGGCCGCTGCCGACAAGGCCCGCCTGCCCTGTTACCTCGAAAACTCGAACCCGCAGAATACCGGCTTCTACCAGAGCCACGGGTTTGAGCGGATGAAACTGTTCGAAGTCGGCCCCGGCAGCCCGCCGATGGAGGCGATGTGGCGCGAGCCTCGTGACAGCCAGCACGTGTGA
- the rpiB gene encoding ribose 5-phosphate isomerase B, whose amino-acid sequence MSTSKRIVISSDHADIELRKTIAAHVAAQGWEVDDIGPMTSESTHYPTHGEAAAQRIASGDCQLGIIVCGTGQGIMMAANKVKGIRCGVCSDTFSARMIRQHNDANMLSLGARVIGEGLALDIVDAFLSAEFEGGRHATRVDMIKALEE is encoded by the coding sequence ATGAGCACCAGCAAACGCATCGTCATCTCCAGCGATCACGCCGACATCGAGCTTCGCAAAACCATCGCGGCGCATGTTGCGGCCCAGGGATGGGAAGTGGATGATATTGGCCCGATGACGTCGGAAAGCACCCACTATCCGACACATGGTGAAGCTGCCGCCCAGCGTATTGCGTCCGGTGATTGCCAACTCGGCATCATCGTTTGCGGCACCGGGCAAGGCATCATGATGGCGGCCAACAAGGTCAAAGGCATCCGTTGCGGTGTCTGCAGCGACACGTTTTCCGCCCGCATGATCCGACAGCACAATGACGCGAACATGCTGTCCCTTGGTGCGCGGGTGATCGGCGAAGGCCTTGCGCTCGACATTGTGGACGCTTTCCTGAGCGCGGAATTCGAAGGCGGTCGCCATGCGACGCGCGTCGACATGATCAAGGCGCTCGAGGAATAG
- the guaA gene encoding glutamine-hydrolyzing GMP synthase: protein MTDQRHERALIVDFGSQVTQLIARRLRESGVYCEIHPFNKVDAAFLAEYDPKAIILSGGPSSVYWDGAPMADQAIYDAGVPVLGICYGQQLMMHQLGGRIEGGTSREFGRAFIEKVVEDPFLDGLFHAGDHEQVWMSHGDHVAEMASGFGVIAKSPGAPYAIIADPERHFYGTQFHPEVVHTTHGRQLLRNFTHGVAGLKGDWTMAAYRAEAVQKIRDQVGEGRVICGLSGGVDSSVAAVLIHEAIGDQLTCVYVDHGLMRAGESDQVVNLFREHYNIPLVHVDASELFLGKLEGVTDPERKRKIIGGLFIDVFEDEAKKIGGADFLAQGTLYPDVIESVSALGGPSVTIKSHHNVGGLPERMNMKLVEPLRELFKDEVRALGRELGLTDAFVDRHPFPGPGLAIRIPGAITREKADTLRKADAIYIEEIRKAGLYNEIWQAFSVLLPVNTVGVMGDERTYEAVLALRAVTSTDGMTADYYPFEHEFLGRVATRIINEVKGVNRVVYDVTSKPPGTIEWE, encoded by the coding sequence ATGACTGACCAGAGACACGAACGCGCCCTTATCGTCGACTTTGGAAGCCAGGTGACTCAGCTGATCGCCCGGCGTCTCCGTGAGAGCGGCGTTTACTGCGAAATTCACCCCTTCAACAAGGTCGATGCCGCGTTTCTGGCAGAGTATGACCCGAAGGCTATCATCCTTTCCGGCGGCCCTTCCAGCGTCTACTGGGACGGGGCGCCCATGGCAGATCAGGCGATCTACGATGCAGGCGTGCCGGTGCTCGGCATCTGCTATGGCCAGCAACTCATGATGCACCAGTTGGGCGGACGGATCGAAGGCGGCACCAGCCGCGAGTTCGGCCGGGCGTTCATTGAAAAGGTCGTCGAAGACCCGTTTCTCGACGGCCTGTTCCACGCGGGCGACCACGAACAGGTCTGGATGAGCCATGGCGACCATGTCGCGGAAATGGCGTCCGGTTTCGGCGTCATCGCCAAGTCTCCCGGTGCACCCTACGCGATCATCGCAGACCCGGAGCGGCACTTCTACGGGACCCAGTTCCACCCCGAAGTCGTCCACACGACGCATGGGCGCCAATTGCTCCGCAACTTCACGCACGGCGTCGCGGGCCTAAAGGGCGACTGGACGATGGCGGCGTATCGCGCCGAAGCCGTCCAGAAGATTCGTGATCAGGTCGGGGAAGGGCGGGTGATCTGCGGCCTGTCTGGCGGTGTCGATTCCTCGGTCGCCGCCGTTCTGATCCATGAAGCCATTGGCGACCAGCTGACCTGCGTCTATGTCGACCACGGCCTGATGCGGGCAGGCGAAAGCGACCAAGTCGTGAACCTGTTCCGCGAGCACTACAACATCCCGCTCGTCCATGTGGACGCCTCGGAGCTCTTCCTCGGCAAGCTGGAAGGCGTCACCGACCCGGAGCGTAAACGGAAGATCATCGGCGGCCTCTTCATCGACGTCTTCGAGGACGAGGCGAAAAAGATCGGCGGCGCAGATTTTCTTGCGCAGGGCACGCTCTATCCGGACGTGATCGAAAGCGTCTCTGCGCTTGGCGGCCCGAGTGTGACGATCAAGAGCCATCACAATGTGGGAGGCCTTCCGGAACGCATGAACATGAAGCTGGTCGAGCCGCTTCGCGAACTGTTCAAGGACGAAGTCCGCGCGCTCGGTCGCGAACTCGGCCTGACCGATGCTTTTGTCGATCGGCATCCTTTCCCGGGACCGGGCCTTGCTATCCGCATTCCGGGTGCAATCACGCGCGAGAAAGCAGATACGCTGCGCAAGGCCGATGCGATCTATATCGAAGAGATTCGCAAGGCAGGCCTGTACAACGAAATCTGGCAGGCCTTCAGCGTGCTTTTGCCCGTCAATACGGTTGGGGTAATGGGCGACGAGCGCACCTATGAAGCCGTGCTCGCACTTCGCGCTGTGACTTCGACAGATGGTATGACGGCGGATTATTATCCCTTCGAGCATGAATTCCTGGGCCGCGTTGCGACCCGGATCATCAACGAGGTGAAGGGCGTGAACCGCGTCGTCTACGATGTAACATCCAAGCCGCCCGGCACAATCGAATGGGAATAG
- a CDS encoding aspartyl/asparaginyl beta-hydroxylase domain-containing protein produces the protein MTTNLSLEGRKKAAFDHARAGRFEDAANLLLSVLKQAPHDLGSLLLLGDVRHAAGKTQDASRAYTAAMQAMQLGNGQVAPGYQQGVQRAQARLAEYARGYDAFIESELPKAKRSKRFDQSVDILLGKSGIYLQQPTKYYFPGLPQIQFYDTSEFDWVSGLEAKTADIKRELMAVLSDHAAFKPYLERDNSQPNVKSHELVGNDDWSAFYLWKDGERVEENCARCPVTAAAFDNIPLDRLPGQAPSVLFSLLKPGAQIPPHHGLINTRLICHLPVLVPGPAWLRVGNEVHHWQEGKVCIFDDSVEHEAKNEADQTRVVLLFDIWRPELSLQEREEVTKFLGAISAYSGEKVVSGN, from the coding sequence ATGACAACCAATCTTTCCCTTGAAGGCCGAAAAAAAGCTGCTTTTGACCATGCGCGGGCCGGCCGGTTTGAAGACGCTGCCAATTTGCTGTTGTCCGTGCTGAAGCAGGCCCCGCACGATCTCGGGTCACTGCTGCTCCTTGGCGACGTCCGGCACGCCGCCGGGAAGACGCAGGATGCGAGCCGCGCATACACTGCAGCGATGCAGGCCATGCAGTTGGGGAACGGTCAAGTCGCGCCCGGCTATCAACAAGGTGTCCAGCGGGCGCAGGCGCGCCTTGCAGAATATGCACGCGGGTACGACGCTTTTATTGAGAGCGAGCTTCCAAAAGCGAAACGCAGCAAGCGGTTTGACCAGTCAGTCGATATCCTGCTCGGTAAATCCGGGATCTACCTGCAGCAGCCGACGAAGTACTATTTCCCGGGCCTGCCGCAGATCCAGTTTTACGACACTTCTGAGTTTGACTGGGTTTCAGGCCTGGAAGCAAAGACGGCAGACATCAAACGCGAACTGATGGCGGTTCTCTCGGATCACGCCGCTTTCAAGCCGTATCTGGAGCGGGATAACAGCCAGCCGAACGTGAAGAGCCACGAACTCGTCGGCAATGACGACTGGAGCGCATTCTATCTCTGGAAAGATGGTGAGCGCGTCGAGGAAAACTGCGCGCGATGCCCGGTCACTGCGGCGGCGTTCGACAATATTCCGCTGGACCGTTTGCCCGGTCAAGCACCTTCAGTGCTCTTCTCGCTCCTGAAGCCCGGCGCGCAAATTCCGCCCCATCATGGACTGATCAATACCCGCCTCATCTGTCACCTTCCGGTCCTGGTTCCCGGTCCGGCCTGGCTTCGGGTCGGAAACGAGGTTCACCACTGGCAGGAAGGCAAGGTCTGCATCTTTGACGACAGTGTCGAACACGAGGCGAAGAACGAGGCGGACCAGACACGCGTCGTCCTTCTGTTCGATATCTGGCGGCCGGAACTGTCGCTCCAGGAACGCGAAGAAGTCACGAAGTTCCTTGGTGCGATCTCCGCCTATTCCGGTGAAAAGGTCGTCAGCGGGAATTAG
- a CDS encoding DUF2804 domain-containing protein, with protein sequence MQHRMGKGPLLDTRGRLVERGWATEEVRQYDRSAIRANALRIKEWDYYCILTPDYGLALTVADNGYLGFLGTSWMDLRDGTAVNDGAVIPFPLGRMALPRTADSGDIVQSHKNMSMSFLHEPGGRRLVVHAPHFDRGRGLKGEVWLAQPPMDRMVIATPFPGAPKAFYYNQKINCLPASGEIAIGTDRFQFAPESAFGVLDWGRGVWTYNNVWYWGSASGMCADRCVGFNMGYGFGDTSAASENMVFVDGKAHKLDQVTFHMPDESPDSGPWRFTSNDGRVDLHFEPIVNRHHTTDLGLFKTSQDQVFGTFSGDVKLDDGSRLKIEGLTGFAEEVRNRW encoded by the coding sequence ATGCAGCACAGAATGGGCAAAGGCCCCCTGCTCGATACGCGCGGCCGGCTGGTCGAGCGCGGATGGGCCACCGAAGAAGTCCGTCAGTATGATAGGTCTGCCATCCGAGCGAACGCTCTCCGGATCAAGGAGTGGGACTATTACTGCATCCTGACACCAGACTACGGTCTTGCGCTCACAGTTGCCGACAACGGCTATCTCGGGTTTCTCGGCACATCCTGGATGGATTTGAGGGACGGGACAGCCGTGAATGATGGCGCCGTCATCCCGTTTCCTTTGGGCCGGATGGCCTTGCCGCGCACCGCAGACAGCGGAGATATCGTCCAAAGCCACAAGAACATGTCGATGAGCTTCCTGCATGAGCCCGGCGGACGTCGCCTGGTCGTTCATGCGCCGCATTTCGATAGAGGCCGTGGCCTGAAGGGAGAAGTTTGGCTCGCTCAGCCGCCGATGGACCGCATGGTCATTGCCACGCCTTTCCCCGGTGCGCCGAAGGCTTTTTACTACAATCAGAAGATCAACTGCCTGCCCGCCTCCGGCGAAATCGCAATTGGCACCGACAGGTTCCAGTTCGCTCCAGAGTCCGCCTTTGGCGTGCTCGACTGGGGCCGCGGCGTGTGGACCTACAACAACGTCTGGTATTGGGGATCGGCCTCCGGCATGTGCGCAGACCGCTGCGTCGGTTTCAATATGGGCTACGGCTTTGGCGATACATCAGCAGCGTCCGAAAACATGGTGTTTGTGGATGGCAAGGCCCACAAACTCGATCAAGTGACCTTCCATATGCCGGATGAGTCCCCGGATAGTGGGCCTTGGCGTTTCACCAGCAATGATGGCCGGGTCGATCTACACTTTGAGCCGATCGTCAATCGTCACCACACGACGGATCTCGGCCTGTTTAAGACCTCACAGGATCAGGTGTTCGGTACATTCTCCGGCGATGTAAAACTCGACGACGGATCAAGATTGAAGATCGAAGGCCTTACCGGTTTTGCAGAAGAAGTCCGCAACCGATGGTAA